A DNA window from Arachis hypogaea cultivar Tifrunner chromosome 18, arahy.Tifrunner.gnm2.J5K5, whole genome shotgun sequence contains the following coding sequences:
- the LOC112772975 gene encoding E3 ubiquitin ligase PARAQUAT TOLERANCE 3, producing the protein MAVYYKFKSARDYDSIPMDGPFISVGTLKEKIFESKHLGRGTDFDLVVTNAQTNEEYLDEAMLIPKNTSVLIRRVPGRPRLPIVTELEQKKVENMAMEAEPENSSLPAEDASAVKYPEDSDWDEFGNDLYAIPDVPPIQSSNLIPEAPPTNKADEESKIKALIDTPALDWQRQGSDFGAGRGFGRGMGGRMGGGRGFGLERKTPPQGYVCHRCKVPGHFIQHCPTNGDPNYDIKRVKQPTGIPRSMLMVNPQGSYALPNGSVAVLKPNEAAFEKEIEGLPSTTRSVGDLPPELHCPLCNDVMKDAVLTSKCCFKSFCDKCIRDYIISKSMCICGATNILADDLLPNKTLRDTINRILESGNSSAENAGSTFQVQDMESARCPQLKLPSPTSSAASKGEPKVSLVHEGMTNVPETVDAKKTVSAPAPLQTSEQVKPRMPDVSEATHESMSVKEPASQGSAQLVEEEVQQKMVPAEAGKKKKRKKVRLPANDFQWKTPHDLGAESYMMPMGPAPGYNSYWNGMQPCMEGFMGPYGGPMQMMGYGLGPLDMPFAGGLPHDPFGMQGYMMPVVPPHRDLAAEYGMGMNVPPPVMSREEFEARKADRWRKRENEKRIDRDFSKDRDFGREASSIGDVPMKSKTKSLPAPPSSEYHHPQPHRHRAERVSPDRSPREVEPPRPIKRKADYHVERERECERDHDHDRDQRDHRDRERGHHHHRHHRSESSSRMSSEPVTKTSSTAPSSAAAAAAADRKQKASVFSRISFPAEEEMTKKRKISAFPTTEAASAGPPATSSAHLKAAPKGYYEGRKSSTISEYESSDDERHFKRRPSRHKLST; encoded by the exons ATGGCGGTGTATTATAAATTTAAGAGTGCAAGAGATTATGATTCAATTCCCATGGACGGTCCTTTCATCTCTGTTGGTacattgaaagaaaaaatatttgaatcCAAGCATTTAGGCAGGGGTACTGATTTTGATCTCGTGGTAACCAACGCCCAGACCAATGAAG AATATCTTGATGAAGCAATGCTGATTCCTAAAAATACCTCAGTGTTAATTCGTCGGGTTCCTGGTCGGCCACGTTTACCAATTGTTACTGAACTAGA GCAAAAAAAGGTGGAAAATATGGCTATGGAAGCCGAACCAGAAAACAGCAGCTTACCAGCTGAAGATGCATCTGCTGTAAAATAT CCAGAAGATTCAGATTgggatgaatttggaaatgatttgTATGCAATTCCTGATGTACCACCCATTCAATCAAGCAACTTGATTCCTGAAGCTCCTCCAACCAACAAAGCTGATGAAGAAAGTAAGATAAAGGCTTTGATTGATACTCCTGCCTTGGATTGGCAACG TCAAGGATCGGACTTTGGTGCTGGTAGAGGTTTTGGAAGAGGTATGGGTGGACGGATGGGGGGTGGTCGTGGTTTTG GACTGGAGCGGAAAACACCTCCCCAAGGCTATGTATGTCACAGGTGCAAGGTTCCTG GCCATTTTATTCAGCACTGCCCTACAAACGGTGATCCAAATTATGACATCAAGAGAGTTAAACAACCTACTGGTATTCCGAGATCCATGCTGATGGTGAACCCACAAGGTTCCTATGCACTACCAAATGGTTCAGTAGCTGTATTGAAGCCAAATGA GGCTGCTTTTGAGAAAGAAATAGAAGGTTTACCTTCAACCACACGTTCTGTTGGGGATCTACCACCTGAGCTCCACTGCCCCTTGTGCAATGATGTGATGAAAGATGCTGTGCTGACAAGCAAGTGCTGTTTTAAAAGCTTTTGTGACAAAT GTATTAGGGACTATATTATCTCCAAGTCCATGTGCATATGTGGTGCAACAAATATTCTTGCAGATGATCTTTTACCAAATAAGACCCTAAGAGATACTATTAATCGTATATTGGAGTCAGGCAATAGCAGTGCTGAAAACGCTGGGAGCACCTTTCAAGTTCAAG ATATGGAGTCTGCTCGTTGTCCACAACTGAAGCTTCCATCTCCAACCTCATCGGCTGCGTCTAAGGGAGAACCAAAGGTTTCACTTGTTCATGAAGGAATGACAAATGTACCGGAAACTGTTGATGCTAAAAAAACAGTTTCTGCTCCAGCTCCATTGCAAACATCAGAGCAAGTGAAGCCCAGAATGCCTGATGTAAGTGAAGCTACACATGAGTCGATGAGTGTAAAGGAACCAGCCTCACAAGGGAGTGCTCAGTTGGTTGAGGAGGAAGTCCAGCAAAAAATGGTTCCTGCTGAGGCAG gaaagaagaaaaaaaggaagaaagtccGTTTGCCTGCAAATG ATTTTCAGTGGAAAACCCCACACGACCTTGGGGCTGAGAGCTACATGATGCCAATGGGCCCAGCACCTGGTTACAATTCATACTGGAATGGCATGCAACCTTGTATGGAAGGATTTATGGGACCATATGGTGGCCCGATGCAAATGATGGGTTATGGCCTGGGCCCCTTGGACATGCCATTTGCAGGTGGTCTGCCTCATGATCCATTTGGCATGCAGGGTTACATGATGCCTGTTGTTCCACCTCATAG GGATCTTGCTGCTGAGTATGGCATGGGGATGAATGTTCCACCTCCAGTTATGAGTAgagaggagtttgaagctcggAAAGCTGATCGTTGGAGAAAGCGTGAAAATGAGAAACGGATTGATAG GGATTTCTCCAAAGATCGAGACTTTGGTAGGGAAGCGAGCAGTATTGGGGATGTTCCTATGAAATCAAAAACT AAATCACTTCCAGCACCTCCAAGTAGTGAGTACCACCATCCCCAACCCCATCGTCACCGTGCAGAACGTGTGTCACCTGATCGGTCTCCACGAGAGGTGGAGCCTCCACGTCCTATCAAGAGAAAAGCTGACTATCATGTCGAACGGGAACGGGAATGTGAACGTGACCATGATCATGATCGTGACCAGAGGGACCACCGTGATCGAGAAAGAGGCCATCACCACCATCGCCACCACCGGTCAGAATCCTCTTCCCGGATGTCATCTGAACCAGTGACCAAAACCTCCTCAACTGCACCATCATCTGCAGCTGCAGCTGCAGCTGCAGACCGCAAGCAGAAGGCCAGTGTTTTCTCCCGCATAAGCTTCCCCGCTGAGGAAGAGATGACCAAGAAGAGGAAGATATCTGCCTTTCCCACAACTGAAGCTGCTTCAGCTGGTCCCCCTGCCACATCTTCAGCGCATCTCAAGGCAGCACCGAAAGGCTACTATGAAGGCAGGAAGAGCAGCACGATTTCTGAATACGAGTCTAGTGATGACGAGCGGCATTTCAAACGGAGGCCATCAAGGCACAAGTTGTCTACCTAG